From a single Myxocyprinus asiaticus isolate MX2 ecotype Aquarium Trade chromosome 33, UBuf_Myxa_2, whole genome shotgun sequence genomic region:
- the LOC127423809 gene encoding innate immunity activator protein-like, protein MDCKEEISDSDSGIILNSGQDSPTSPVKDLSTYTHAMRLKQQALEDRLELCVLELKKLCIREAELTGKLPSDYPLLPDEMPPQIRRRIGTAFKLDEGFISHDGEESELHALEADLALQRQIYEAARKLSLEEHISKALRKSRLQQCKREEKKLKGLQDAVLKYRINHGCVSPQTCYSSRQRDMCMSDDSSLSDAVALDDDSDSTPLSPAVLGSSTESGFQRLKLLPNNGPKQSSSSLDYEPSPIQNSPWKESSLDQPYQKQIASLSACSSRSSSPTSSPTDTRLAELPPPPQFVFKSLPVRNNQPNSAPSTPELPLRRQFSQSFRLPRNKPELTKTNSDMGWGRTKLPRRRVTDFALAYSVQRLYQCSSEDSSSELSISSFSSSSSRETTTEAPKPCPPPYGYHRTTPSQSQSQLSAHRPPKNNNNLPHHVTSPNRVKVTNGASLEADMGRLQLGPNSQLGTACNYKPTNKPQQVEVTSPKQMLKPPPPYIKVVRTTSLKEYPSHPSRALPRDVLSGELKSWHQKNNIGVFRPRSLERQGSIRIKRPEPPPYHQIPSHKQAPQKVILQRASDGTPLQWYEGEDAEIVSQV, encoded by the exons atggaCTGTAAGGAGGAGATCAGTGACTCTGATAGCGGGATCATTTTAAACTCTG GCCAAGACAGTCCCACATCACCAGTGAAGGACCTGAGCACTTACACACATGCTATGAGACTGAAGCAGCAGGCCCTGGAAGATAGACTGGAGCTGTGTGTTCTGGAGCTGAAGAAACTCTGCATCAGAGAGGCT GAGCTTACGGGAAAGCTGCCCTCCGATTATCCTCTACTGCCTGACGAGATGCCTCCGCAGATCCGGCGACGAATCGGAACTGCTTTTAAACTGGATGAGGGTTTTATATCACATGATGGCGAG GAATCCGAGCTGCACGCACTGGAGGCTGATCTGGCCCTGCAGCGGCAGATTTATGAGGCAGCCCGAAAGCTCTCCCTTGAGGAGCACATCAGCAAAGCATTGAGGAAAAGCCGACTACAGCAGTGTAAACGGGAAGAGAAGAAACTGAAAGGGTTGCAGGATGCTGTACTGAAATACCGCATCAACCATGGCTGTGTTTCTCCACAGACCTGCTATTCGTCCAGGCAGAGAG ATATGTGCATGTCAGATGACAGCTCGCTTTCTGACGCTGTTGCCTTGGATGATG ATTCAGACTCCACTCCCTTGTCTCCAGCCGTTCTGGGGTCTTCTACAGAGAGTGGTTTCCAACGACTGAAACTCTTGCCCAATAATGGCCCAAAGCAATCAAGCTCCAGTCTGGACTATGAGCCCTCACCTATCCAGAACTCTCCCTGGAAGGAATCCAGCCTGGACCAGCCCTATCAGAAACAAATAGCATCTCTCTCTGCCTGCAGCAGCCGCTCAAG CAGTCCAACAAGCTCGCCAACTGACACAAGACTGGCAGAGCTTCCTCCACCACCTCAGTTTGTGTTTAAGAGCCTGCCAGTGCGGAACAATCAGCCAAACAGCGCCCCCTCCACTCCAGAGCTGCCATTGCGCCGACAGTTCTCACAGTCCTTCCG ACTCCCCAGAAATAAACCAGAATTGACCAAGACCAACTCAGACATGGGGTGGGGCCGGACCAAGTTACCACGTCGACGAGTGACAGATTTTGCCTTGGCCTACTCGGTTCAACGTTTGTACCAGTGCAGCTCTGAAGACAGCAGCTCTGAGCTTTCCATTTCCTCCTTCAGCAGCTCATCCAGCAGAGAAACGACCACTGAGGCACCCAAACCCTGTCCACCCCCATATGGCTACCACCGCACTACCCCCAGTCAATCACAGAGCCAGCTCAGTGCCCACAGGCCacctaaaaacaacaacaacttgcCTCACCATGTGACCAGCCCCAATCGAGTGAAGGTTACCAATGGGGCATCACTGGAAGCCGACATGGGAAGGCTACAACTCGGACCAAACTCACAATTGGGGACTGCATGTAACTACAAACCCACAAATAAACCCCAACAAGTGGAGGTTACATCACCTAAACAGATGCTCAAGCCACCCCCACCATACATAAAGGTGGTCCGCACAACGTCACTAAAAGAATACCCCAGTCATCCCAGCCGGGCACTTCCTCGAGATGTGCTGTCGGGGGAGCTTAAATCTTGGCACCAGAAAAACAATATAGGTGTGTTCAGGCCTCGTTCACTTGAACGGCAAGGATCGATCCGAATTAAGCGCCCAGAGCCGCCACCCTACCACCAGATTCCCTCACATAAACAG GCTCCTCAGAAAGTGATTCTGCAAAGGGCTTCAGACGGAACTCCGCTGCAGTGGTACGAAGGGGAAGATGCTGAGATTGTGAGTCAGGTATGA
- the LOC127423816 gene encoding protein FAM107B-like, which translates to MLDLNTAKKQSNVCGERSGFRHHRKENYVCHSPASQQSADSGEEVLQLRKLNGSPSECPSHQNLHKELLLGHRKGLLFEEKPELQRVLQQRRLDLHREEELALQPPSDLEQELRKRQQKLQEYEMEEQRRIEDKKNVPEFVRVKENLRHIQITEQND; encoded by the exons ATGCTGGACTTGAACACAGCAAAAAAGCAGTCAAACGTATGTGGTGAG CGGTCTGGATTTAGACATCACAGAAAAG AGAATTATGTGTGTCATTCTCCTGCATCCCAGCAGAGCGCAGACAGTGGAGAAGAAGTCCTTCAGCTCAGGAAACTGAACGGGTCTCCCAGCGAGTGTCCCAGTCACCAGAATCTCCATAAGGAGCTTCTGCTCGGCCACAGGAA AGGCCTGTTGTTTGAGGAGAAACCAGAATTGCAGCGTGTATTACAGCAGAGGAGACTTGACCTGCACAGGGAAGAGGAACTTGCCCTCCAACCTCCTTCTGACCTGGAACAGGAGCTCCGCAAGCGACAGCAGAAACTACAGGAG TATGAGATGGAGGAACAGAGGCGTATAGAAGACAAGAAGAATGTTCCAGAATTTGTACGAGTGAAAGAAAATCTGCGACACATACAGATTACTGAACAAAACGACTGA
- the LOC127423815 gene encoding protein CFAP276-like isoform X2, giving the protein MPRERDPFPFPRYENDHTFTGRKDIQKLPYDKPAHLAQNDEPWRRLHNMATLASSRQNICYHDIINKSQTLIQSETFAKDHATLKNKELLETPMCETQNTGFKMWADSQKASIYSIKGTIESHHTASTNRGYSRKHDGGFYSS; this is encoded by the exons ATGCCACGAGAACGAGATCCGTTTCCATTCCCAAGATATGAGAACGACCATACTTTCACGGGGAGAAAGGACATTCAG AAACTGCCTTATGACAAGCCAGCTCATCTCGCCCAAAATGATGAACCTTGGAGGAGACTCCACAACATGGCAACGCTGGCTAGTTCTCGTCAAAATATATGTTATCATGACATTATA AACAAGAGCCAAACCTTGATACAGAGCGAAACTTTTGCCAAGGACCATGC GACACTGAAAAACAAAGAACTACTGGAAACTCCAATGTGTGAGACACAAAACACAGGATTTAAAATGTGGGCCGACTCCCAGAAAGcttctatatacagtattaaaGGAACAATAG AGTCCCACCACACCGCCTCTACAAACCGAGGTTATTCAAGGAAGCATGATGGCGGATTTTACTCCTCGTAA
- the LOC127423815 gene encoding protein CFAP276-like isoform X1, which translates to MPRERDPFPFPRYENDHTFTGRKDIQKLPYDKPAHLAQNDEPWRRLHNMATLASSRQNICYHDIIAPRDSLDIHLKSTYDHHLGLFQNKSQTLIQSETFAKDHATLKNKELLETPMCETQNTGFKMWADSQKASIYSIKGTIESHHTASTNRGYSRKHDGGFYSS; encoded by the exons ATGCCACGAGAACGAGATCCGTTTCCATTCCCAAGATATGAGAACGACCATACTTTCACGGGGAGAAAGGACATTCAG AAACTGCCTTATGACAAGCCAGCTCATCTCGCCCAAAATGATGAACCTTGGAGGAGACTCCACAACATGGCAACGCTGGCTAGTTCTCGTCAAAATATATGTTATCATGACATTATA GCACCAAGGGATAGTCTGGACATTCATCTAAAATCAACCTATGACCATCACCTTGGATTATTTCAGAACAAGAGCCAAACCTTGATACAGAGCGAAACTTTTGCCAAGGACCATGC GACACTGAAAAACAAAGAACTACTGGAAACTCCAATGTGTGAGACACAAAACACAGGATTTAAAATGTGGGCCGACTCCCAGAAAGcttctatatacagtattaaaGGAACAATAG AGTCCCACCACACCGCCTCTACAAACCGAGGTTATTCAAGGAAGCATGATGGCGGATTTTACTCCTCGTAA